From Streptomyces cyaneogriseus subsp. noncyanogenus, the proteins below share one genomic window:
- a CDS encoding ABC transporter ATP-binding protein, producing the protein MTEGATVRAVDLRCSYAEFEAVRGVSLDVFPGELYALLGTNGAGKTTVLETLEGHRRPSAGQVEVLGRDPAGDRHLIRRQVGMMLQESGFAGELTALETIRMWAGLSTVPSDPGRALEAVDLTHRSQVRVQNLSGGERRRLDFALATLNAPRVLFLDEPTTGLDPESRVRMWELIDASVRTGTTVLLTTHYLEEAEALADRIAIMHEGRIVVSGDKRSLLSREPSVISFRTDTAGEARLPDLPDVLEPPVRRPGGRVEIRSLQPQRDLSSLLQWSYDQGTELEGLEVRRASLEHLFKAVVRGERTDGTTAPKETSR; encoded by the coding sequence GTGACCGAGGGTGCGACTGTCAGAGCAGTGGATCTGCGCTGCTCCTATGCGGAGTTCGAAGCCGTCCGAGGGGTGAGCCTCGATGTCTTCCCGGGGGAGCTGTACGCCCTCCTGGGGACCAACGGAGCGGGGAAGACCACCGTTCTGGAGACCCTCGAAGGCCATCGGCGCCCCTCGGCGGGACAGGTGGAGGTGCTGGGCCGCGACCCGGCCGGCGACCGGCATCTGATCCGCCGCCAGGTGGGCATGATGCTCCAGGAGTCCGGCTTCGCCGGTGAACTCACCGCCCTGGAGACGATCCGCATGTGGGCCGGGCTGAGCACCGTGCCGTCCGACCCCGGGCGGGCACTGGAAGCCGTCGACCTGACCCACCGGAGCCAGGTGCGGGTCCAGAACCTCTCCGGTGGAGAGCGCCGCCGGCTCGACTTCGCCCTGGCCACCCTCAACGCGCCCAGGGTGCTGTTCCTCGACGAGCCGACGACCGGTCTGGACCCCGAATCGCGCGTCCGGATGTGGGAACTGATCGACGCATCGGTCCGGACCGGGACGACCGTGCTGCTCACCACGCACTACCTGGAAGAGGCCGAAGCCCTCGCCGACCGCATCGCCATCATGCACGAGGGCCGCATCGTGGTGAGCGGGGACAAGCGGAGCCTGCTCTCCCGGGAACCCTCGGTGATCTCCTTCCGGACGGACACCGCCGGCGAGGCGCGACTGCCGGATCTGCCGGACGTCCTGGAGCCCCCGGTGCGACGCCCCGGGGGCAGGGTGGAGATCCGCAGCCTCCAGCCGCAGCGGGACCTGTCCTCGCTGCTCCAGTGGTCGTACGACCAGGGCACCGAGCTCGAAGGGCTGGAAGTGCGCCGCGCGTCGCTGGAGCACCTGTTCAAGGCCGTCGTACGCGGTGAGCGGACGGACGGCACGACAGCGCCGAAGGAGACGAGCCGGTGA
- a CDS encoding ABC transporter permease — translation MSVPGSGLAVRGVMVIAATELKLVVRNRAAAALALLMPVAIGAYLAFKTPDLGARGQAELWVWVVTLQVAALLGFTVYITTTISFAARRQDLYLKRLRSGEQSDLAIILGLAVPPLLLSVLQLAVILGMSGVGGLPAPRAWWFLAAAVAGGGLMCSAVGVLTSVWTRGAESAQITTAPFFFLLLMGTVLAMRAGPDASPLQLVLPGGCVAELIRLAWTSDGEVASAGTAACAILAGWVVLPLLLAVRTFRWSPRQ, via the coding sequence GTGAGCGTTCCCGGAAGCGGCCTCGCGGTCAGAGGCGTGATGGTCATCGCCGCCACCGAGCTGAAGCTCGTGGTCCGCAACCGCGCGGCCGCCGCGCTGGCGCTGCTGATGCCGGTCGCCATCGGCGCCTACCTCGCCTTCAAGACACCCGATCTCGGCGCCCGGGGCCAGGCGGAACTGTGGGTGTGGGTGGTCACCCTCCAGGTCGCGGCGCTGCTGGGGTTCACCGTGTACATCACCACCACGATCTCCTTCGCCGCCCGCCGCCAGGACCTCTACCTCAAGCGTCTGCGCTCGGGGGAGCAGAGCGACCTGGCGATCATCCTCGGACTGGCCGTCCCCCCGCTGCTGCTGTCCGTACTGCAACTCGCGGTCATCCTGGGCATGTCGGGCGTGGGCGGACTGCCGGCGCCCCGGGCATGGTGGTTCCTGGCGGCGGCGGTAGCCGGAGGCGGCCTGATGTGCTCGGCCGTCGGGGTACTGACGAGTGTCTGGACCCGGGGCGCCGAAAGCGCCCAGATCACCACCGCCCCGTTCTTCTTCCTGCTGCTGATGGGCACCGTCCTCGCGATGCGCGCGGGCCCCGACGCCTCGCCGCTCCAGCTCGTGCTTCCGGGAGGTTGTGTCGCCGAGTTGATCCGGCTGGCCTGGACCTCCGACGGCGAGGTCGCCTCCGCCGGGACCGCGGCCTGCGCCATTCTCGCCGGGTGGGTGGTGCTGCCCCTGTTGCTGGCGGTCAGGACCTTCCGCTGGTCCCCCCGCCAGTGA